The nucleotide window TGAGGCAGTACAGTCGTTTAACATGGCACCAGTGTGATACAGTAGTACAGTCGGTTACCATGGCGCTGGTGTGATGCGGTAGTATAGTTGGTTACCATGGCGCCGGTGTGATACAGTAATACAGTCTTCTACCATGGCGCTGTTGTGATGCGGTAGTACAGTCTGTTACCGTGGCGCTGGTGTGATGCGGTAGTACAGTCTGTTACCACGGCACTGGTGTGATGCGGTAGTACAGTCTGTTACCATGGCGCCGGTGTGATACAGTAGTACAGTCAGTTGCCATGGCGCTGCTGTGATGCGGTAGTACAGTCTGTTACCACAGCACTGGTGTGATGTCGTAGTACAGTCTGCTACCATGGCGCTGGTGTGATGCGGTAGTACAGTCTGTTACCATGGCGCTGGTGTGATGCGGTAGTACAGTCTGTTACCATGGCGCTGGTGTGATGCGGTAGTATAGTCTGTTACCATGGTGCCAGTGTGATACAGTAGTACAGTCAGTTGCCATGGCGCAGCTGTGATGCGCTAGTACAGTGGTACTTATTAAGGTGATAGAACAGTTATTCTGGGGCGTCACCTTGCGGTTGATCTCGGGGTAGCGCGTGCCGTTGTAGGGGATCCTCTGCTCAATCACTCTGCCCGTCAGGTTGCTGCAGCCCTTAATGTCACAGAGCTTATCGTAGATCTTCATCATCTGAAACAGACAAGACCACTCTCCTCTTCATCCCCTCAACAACAACACTGCAGTGGAGAGCCGTAAAAGCACAGTAACGACAACCCAACTCGCCATCAAGACTGCTACTTAAAAATAAGTTACTGCCATAAAACcaacctctctctcagtgcagtgttcatgtactggagtgtccagtcagtgtgtctgtgtgaacccctctctctcagtgcagtgttcatgtactggagtgtccagtcagtgtgtctgtgtgaacccctctctctctcagtgcagtgttcatgtactggagtgtccagtcagtgtgtgtgtatgaacccctctctctctcagtgcagtgttcatgtactggagtgtccagtcagtgtgtgtgtatgaacccctctctctctcagtgcagtgttcatgtactggagtgtccagtcagtgtgtctgtatgaacccctctctctctcagtgcagtgttcatgtactggagtgtccagtcagtgtgtctgtgtgaacccctctctctcagtgcagtgttcatgtactggagtgtccagtcagtgtgtctgtgtgaacccctctctctctcagtgcagtgttcatgtactggagtgtccagtcagtgtgtgtgtatgaacccctctctctctcagtgcagtgttcatgtactggagtgtccagtcagtgtgtgtgtatgaacccctctctctctcagtgcagtgttcatgtactggagtgtccagtcagtgtgtctgtgtgaacccctctctctcagtgcagtgttcatgtactggagtgtccagtcagtgtgtctgtgtgaacccctctctctctcagtgcagtgttcatgtactggagtgtccagtcagtgtgtctgtgtgaacccctctctctctcagtgcagtgttcatgtactggagtgtccagtcagtgtgtctgtatgaacccctctctctctcagtgcagtgttcatgtactggagtgtccagtcagtgtgtctgtattaacccctctctctctctcagtgcagtgttcatgtactggagtgtccagtcagtgtgtctgtgtgaacccctctctctcagtgcagtgttcatgtactggagtgtccagtcagtgtgtgtgtatgaacccgtctctctctcagtgcagtgttcatgtactggagtgtccagtcagtgtgtgtgtatgaacccctctctctcaccttgCGTTTCAGACGATGCTCCTGGATGTAGCTCGAATCCTCatcctccagctcctccagaCTCAGGTCTTTCTCCTGCAGTCGTCGGATCTCCTCGTCATACACCTTCAACAGGTTCTCCAGATACCTGATCTGTAACACAGTCACACCTTGAGCAGGTTCTCTAGatacccgtctctctctctgagctcacctgtctccctctctcggGGCTCACCTgactccctctcccctctctctctctctcggagctcacctgtctccctctcccctctctgcgCTCaactgtctccctctctccctgcgctcacctgtccccctctctccctgcgctcacctgtctctctctcagagctcacctgtctccccctctctgcgctcacctgtctccctctctcggcgctcacctgtctctctctctccctgcgctCACCTGTCTCCCCCtctagggttaggggttagggcgctcacctgtctccctctctccctgcgctcacctgtctctctctcagagctcacctgtctccccctctctgagctcacctgtctccctctctctgcgcTCACCTGTCTCCTGGAAGCCCTGGGCCGAGCCGGCTGCCCAGGGGGCTCCTGCTGCTCCAGCGGCGCTCCCTCTGCGCGCTCCTCGGCGCCCGGCGCGGCGGGCGTCTGCGCGGGCGTCTGCGCGGGCCGCAGCAGGGCCGGGCGCCTGCGGGAGGCGCTGTGCTGCTTCAGGACGGTGCACAGCTCGTTGATGTACACGTAGGTCTTGGCCCGCTTGCTCTGGACCCGGGTCAGGCAGCGGCCCAGCCGGTTCCGGAACTCGACCGAGCCCAGGAAGTCCGGGCTGGCCTTGGAGTGCTTGGACAACAGGTAGGGGATCACTTCCGGGTTGTCTCGGGTCAGACTGGAGCAGTACTCTAcaaactgagagagagagagaggggttcatacagacacactgactggacactccagtacatgaacactgcactgagagagagaggggttcatacagacacactgactggacactccagtacatgaacactgcactgagagagagaggggttcacacacacactgactggacactccagtacattaacactgcactgagagagagaggggttcacacacacacactgactggacactccagtacatgaacactgcactgagagagagaggggttcatacacacacactgactggacactccagtacatgaacactgcactgagagagagaggggttcacacagacacactgactggacactccagtacatgaacactgcactgagagagagaggggttcatacacacacactgactggacactccagtacatgaacactgcactgagagagagaggggttcacacacacacacactgactggacactccagtacatgaacactgcactgagagagaggggttcatacacacacactgactggacactccagtacatgaacactgcactgagagagagaggggttcatacagacacactgactggacactccagtacatgaacactgcactgagagaggggttcatacagacacactgactggacactctgcactgagagagggaggggaggtGGACAGTCTCTGACCTCAGAGAAAAGCTGGTTGTTCTCCAGCCGTGTGGTGTTGCTGCCTCTCTCTCGGGCGTCGAAGGGCGAGTGCGTGATGTGGGAGGGCCCGGGTTCGAGGGGCGGCGAGGGGGCGGGGTGCTGAGGCCGCTCctgctcttcctcctcttcctcctcgtcGTCATCCAGGATCACGATGCTGTCCACCGTCGCCATGGCGATCTGGACCGGTCCGGACGGGGgctggagagagggaggagacaggTCCCGGGTCAGAGCCCCGCCTGGGAGAGCTGAGTAACTGCTGAGATCAGAACCGGCCCTCCTGGTACAGCCCGGCGCCGGACTGGGGGCACTAACTGAGCCCCCCGCTCCCCAACACTGAGAACACACACAGGGGACCCCAGAGACACCCCAGAATCACACCCTCCTCTCACCCCCCAACACTGAGAACACACACAGGGGACCCCAGAGACACCCCAGAATCACACCCTCCTGTCTCCCCTCTGACACTGAGAACACACACAGGGGACCCCAGAGACACCCCAGAATCACACCCTCCTCTCTTCCCCCCTGACACTGAAAACACTCACAGGGGACCCCAGAAACACCCCAGAATCACACCCTACTCTCTTCCCCACCCCGATACTGAGAACACACACAGGGGACCCCAGAGACACCCCAGAATCACACCCTCCTCTCTTCCCCGCCCGATACTGAGAACACACACAGGGGACCCCAGAGACACCCCAGAATCACACCCTCCTCTTTCCCCCCGACACTGAGAATACACACAGAGGACCCCAGAATCACACCCTCCTGTCTCCCCCCGACACTGAGAACACACACAGGGGACCCCAGAGATACCCCAGAATcacacccccctctctccccccgaCACTGAGAACACACACAGGGGACCCCAGAGACACCCCAGAATCACACCCTCCGATctgccctcctctctcctggacCAGGAGCAGCAGTCCGGTCCTGACAGTGTACCCCCAACAGGGAGATCACACACAGGGGACCCCAGAGACACCCCAGGACTCAGTCCTGTTCCGGCAGCGGCCCGGTTCCGCCTGTCATCCGCACCCACCACCCTCCCCCAGCCTGGAGCGCAGTGGAGCAGAACCGGGACCGGCAGAGGGCCCAGCTACTCCCGAGACAGGCGAGCGGGCAGGACCGGGCCGGGACCGGGGGATGGATCGGCGCCTGGCGGGGACCCCCGGGCCAGAACCGGGCTGGGACTGTCCCACCCGGGGTCACCAGACCGACGCCCGAGCTTCGCTTCCCCAACACacctctctctcgctcgctcgctcgctcacgggtctcagtttcagttttattattttataaaagcagagacccagagcgGCCGCCCCCTGCGCCGTCTCCCGTCTCCTCTCCGAACCGAGCCGCGGCGAGAcccggggggggagggggggcaggAGGCGGGGGGCGCGgcagaataaagaataaaaaataaaaacagagccACCCGGACTCCCAGGAAAACTACTTACCCGCTTCGTCTCCGGCCTCTGAACTCCGCCGCCCCGCAGCACGGCGCGATGCCATTGGCCGCGCCGCAGTAACGCCGCCGCTGATTGGTGGGCAGGAGGGGGGGAGGCGGAGGCTGGAGGCACAAAGGATGACGGCGCAGGAGCAACGTCGCCGGAACGGGTCAGAGGTCACGTCGTGCCGTAACCGGACATGGCGGCTCCCTTTGCCGTACAGCTTAAGGAGTTGTCTGATTTCAGGTCCGTGGTGgatcttaaaattattttttttatttttaaatctgttccCGTTTTTCAATCTTCCTGAATTCCAGGCACGAGTTCGGAGACACCAGGTTTACCCACTCAGCGTGTCCAGTGAGTCAGGGACCCTCCGAGGGGAACGCGCAGACTCCACAGGGAAGGTCTCCCGTTCCAGAATCGAGCCCGGCGGCCCAAACCAGGCAGGCCGCTTGACGCCTGTCGGTCCCTCAGGCCCGTGTAATTGACCTGGGCTCGGCTGGCGCCAGTACAGCAGCAACAGCCACTGTGAAGGGGACTCCAAACTGCACAGACAGAGGGCGCGGGACTCGGATCAAAGAATAAAACCTTTATTAGACCACTCGCTCGGCAAGCAAAACCAAAATCCCGTGACATTGCGAAGCCAAGGACACAGCAGGAAGGGTTAATTACACTGGACCTctgatgagagagagagagagcgcgcGCGTCACCTCAGCCCTGTCCCCCCGACAACCGGCTGCCGGGAACTACAGTTCCCCTCGAAAACAGTCCCCCCCTGGTGACGCACGGTCTCGATCGGAGGCGACAGCTGCAGGCCGGAGATCACCACCGACGCAGGCcggagctgagctgagctgagctgagctgagctgaggcGCGCTGGCGGACCTGCCCACGACCGCCAGAGCAGGAGGGATGTTCACAGTCTAGTGCAACACCGGAGCGGTATGGGTGAGGGGCGTTTCTCAGCGTGAAACTGTGCTCTTGCCTTGACTGTCTAGAGCGCATGTTGAGAGGCTGGAGAGATACAGCGATTGTTTTCAGGAACATCCCTGCCTGCTGTCACAGTACAGCTCCCCCCCGCGCACACAAGAAATGGAACAGTCCGTTCTGCATATACTGTCATACTGAAACAAAACGattcactctctcacacacactgtacactctctcactctctcacactatacactctcacacacactgtacactctctcactctctcacactatacactctcactctctcacacaatgtagacactctctcacactatacactctcactctctcacactctgtagacactctctcacactatacactctcactctctcacactctgtagacactctctcactctctcacactctgtAGACGCACTccagtcagtgtgagacacactCTCCCCGGAGAGTGAGACCAGCCTGGCGTTCTCCTCTGGAAGGTCTGGGAGGAGAGAGACCGAGAGAGGCGGGGCAGGTGAGAGGACACCGGGCCAGCCGTGGGGTGACGATGACGATGGTGACGACGGCTCTGCTCGTGTGATCAGGAGGTGTgcgaggagtgtgtgtgttttaaggcagtgtgtgtgtgaggagtgtgtgtgttttaaagcagtgtgtatgtgtgaggagtgtgtgtgttttaaggcagtgtgaggagtgtgtgtgttttaaagcagtgtgagtgtgtgtgtgaggagtgtgtgtgttttaaagcagtgtgtatgtgtgaggagtgtgtgtgttttaaggcagtgtgaggagtgtgtgtgttttaaagcagtgtgagtgtatgtgtgaggagtgtgtgtgttttaaagcagtgtgtatgtgtgaggagtgtgtgtgttttaaagcagtgtgtatgtgtgaggagtgtgtgttttaaggcagtgtgaggagtgtgtgttttaaggcagtgtgagtgtttgtgtgaggagtgtgtgtgttgtaaggcagtgtgagtgtgtgtgtgaggagtgtgtgtgttttaaagcagtgtgagtgtgtgtgtgaggactgtgtgtgttttaaggcagtgtgagtgtgtgtgtgaggagtgtgtgtgttgtaaggcagtgtgagtgtgtgttttaaggcagtgtgagtgtgtgtgtgactcaCTCACCTGGAGAGAGGAGTCTGTCCGCCTGCGATCACTCCTGCTtctgagagagagtgagacagaggtGAGGAGACACTGAGGCTGGACAGGAGTGAGAGGGTGAGAGAGGGGGTGGGACAGAGAGGTgagaggagagtgagagagaggggtgagacagagaggtgggaggagagagggagtgagaaaGAGGGGTGAGAcagaggggtgagaggagagagggagtgagagagaggggtgagacagaggggtgagaggagagtgagagagggagtgagcGAGCGTGTGAGAGTCAGTCTTACCTTCTCCGGCTCCTCTGGGACACTGGAGTctgtggacagacagacagacacacagtcagCACCAGCAGAGACACAGGGCTGCCCTGAGGCTCACCGCTGCCCAGACACCTctgacatcacacacacactgggacagtaTTAATGAtgtcacacacactcatactggGACAGTGTGAATGAGgtcacacacactgggacagtgTTAATGAggtcacacacactcatactggGACAGTGTGAATGATgtcacacacactgggacagtgTGAATGAGGTCACACGCACTGGGACAGTGTTAATGAtgtcacacacactcatactggGAAAGTGTTAATGAGgtcacccacacacacactggggcaGTGTGAAtgaggtcacacacacacactgggacagtgTTAATGAGgtcacacacactgggacagtgTTAATGAGgtcacacacactgggacagtgTGAATGAggtcacacacactcatactggGACAGTGTGAATgaggtcacacacacactgggacagtgTGAATGAgttcacacacactcatactggGACAGTGTGAAtgaggtcacacacacacactgggacagtgTTAATGAggtcacacacactcatactggGACAGTGTGAATGaggtcacacactcacactgggacAGTGTGAATGatgtcacaaacacacactgggacagtgTGAAtgaggtcacacacacacactggggcaGTGTGAATGAggtcacacacactcatactggGACAGTGTGAATGAAgtcacacacactgggacagtgTGAAtgaggtcacacacacacactgggacagtgTGAATGAGGTCACACACACTGGGAATGACAAGGCGATGGATAACGAGCCGATAAAGACCTGTGGTCTTCAGGGTCCAGCTGACGATCTTGATGAGGCCGTACAGCAGCAGGGCCACAGCCACCATGGCCATGGAGTCCTCCACTGTGGGGCCGCCGACACCTGCGGagacaggcagggggcgctgtgaggGCCTCTCGCACCCCAACACTCactcactgactcactgactcacactgacaggcagggggcgctgtgaggGCCTCTCGCACCCCAACACTGACTCACTGATTCACACCGACAGGCAGGGGGCGCCGTGAGGGCCTCTCGCACCCCAACACTCACTCACTGACTCACACCgacaggcagggggcgctgtgaggGCCTCTCGCACCCCAACACTGACTCACTGATTCACACCGACAGGCAGGGGGCGCCGTGAGGGCCTCTCGCACCCCAACACTCACTCACTGACTCACACCgacaggcagggggcgctgtgagaGTGTGACTCGCTCACAGAGTGGGCAGTTAACCACAGCAGGAACAAGGACATTCAGGGTCGCACTGGCTCATTAAGGAGGGTGTTAATCGGTACCTGCGATGTTCAGGGTCATGCTGGCTCGTTAAGAAGGGTGTTAATCGGTACCTGCGATGTTCAGGGTCATGCTGGCTCGTTAAGGAGGGTGTTAATCGGTACCTGCGATGTTCAGGGGCACACTGGCTCATTAAGGAGGGTATTAATCGGTACCTGCGATGTTCAGGGGCACACTGGCTCGTTAAGGAGGGTGTTAATCGGTACCTGCGATGTTCAGGGTCATGCTGGCTCGTTAAGGAGGGTGTTAATCGGTACCTGCGATGTTCAGGGGCACACTGGCTCATTAAGGAGGGTATTAATCGGTACCTGCGATGCTCAGGGTCACACTGGCTCGTTAAGGAGGGTGTTAATCAGTACCTGCGATGCTCAGGGGCACACTGGCTCGTTAAGGAGGGTGTTAATCGGTACCTGCGATGCTCAGGGGCACACTGGCTCGTTAAGGAGGGTGTTAATCGGTACCTGCGATGCTCAGGGTCACACTGGCTCGTTAAGGAGGGTGTTAATCGGTACCTGCGATGTTCAGGGTCACACTGGCTCGTTAAGGAGGGTGTTAATCAGTACCTGCGATGTTCAGGGTCACACTGGCTCGTTAAGGAGGGTGTTAATCGGTACCTGCGATGTTCAGGGTCATGCTGGCTCGTTAAGGAGGGTGTTAATCGGTACCTGCGATGTTCAGGGGCACACTGGCTCGTTAAGGAGGGTGTTAATCAGTACCTGCGATGTTCAGGGTCATGCTGGCTCGTTAAGGAGGGTGTTAATCAGTACCTGCGATGTTCAGGGTAACGCTGGCTCGTTAAGGAGGGTGTTAATCAGTACCTGCGATGTTCAGGGGCACACTGGCTCGTTAAGGAGGGTGTTAATCGGTACCTGCGATGTTCAGGGGCACACTGGCTCGTTAAGGAAGGTGTTAATCGGTACCTGCGATGTTCAGGGTCACACTGGCTCGTTAAGGAGGGTGTTAATGGGTACCTGCGATGTTCAGGGGCACACTGGCTCGTTAAGGAGGGTGTTAATCGGTACCTGCGATGTTCAGGGGCACACTGGCTCGTTAAGGAGGGTGTTAATCGGTACCTGCGATGCTCAGGGGCACACTGGCTCGTTAAGGAGGGTGTTAATCGGTACCTGCGATGTTCAGGGTCACACTGGCTCGTTAAGGAGGGTGTTAATCGGTACCTGCGATGTTCAGGGTCGTGCTGGCTCGTTAAGGAGGGTGTTAATGGGTACCTGCGATGTTCAGGGTCACGCCGGCCCGGCGTGTGCCCCCCTCGTGTTTGGCCACGCACACCAGCTGCCCGCCGTGCTCCAGGCGGAGTCTGCCCAGGTCGAGCTCCAGCCGGCTGCTCTGGGTGAAGGTGCCGGCCCGGCCCTGCCTGTGGCCCGACACTGTGGCCCCCTCCAGCGCCAGCGCCTCCCCGGCGCCCCCCGCGGGCAGGAACTCCCACTGCAGCTCCAGCGCCAGCGGGAAGAAGCCGCTGGCCTCACACTGGACCGGCGCCGAGTGGCCCGGGAGAGcccagagaggggagggggagaggagcaggGCGGGGGgctctgagggagagagagacgggcggGGGTGAGACAGGCTGTctgagagacagggagacagagagagagacaaacagacagacagacacacacacacagacacacagacagacacacacacacagacacacacacagacagtcagtcagacacacacaaaatcagtcagacacacacacacagacacacacacacagagacacacagtcagtcagacacacacacacagtcagtcagtcagacacacacacacagacacacagacagacacacacagagacacacagtcagtcagacacacacacacagtcagtcagacacacacacacagacacacagtcagacagtcagacacacacacagacagacacacagacagacagacacacacacacacacacacagtcagacacacacacagtcagtcagtcagacagacagacacacacacacacacagtcagacagacacacacacagtcagacacacacacacacacacacagacagacagacagacagacagacagacaggctcgTACCCACGACCTCCAGCTCCATGGCCACCTGGGCCAGCAGGTAGGGCAGGTAGACGGTGCAGATGTAGGTGCCGGCGTGCCGGACCTCGGCGCCGCCCAGCCGCAGGGACACGTTGCCGGTCCGGTGGGCCTCGGCCGCGTCCAGCTCGGCGCCGGGCTCCGCCTCCTCCAGCCGGTCGCCCCGCCCGTCGTACGCCAGCACCAGCCGGCCCTCGCCGCGGAACTGGTACCGCCACTCCACCGCGAAGCCCGCGCCCCACAGCGGCGAGCCGGGCCGCGCCCAGAACCCGCAGTCCAGCAGCGCCGGCGCGCCCAGCCGGGTCCGCACCACCGGGCGGCGGCTGAACACGCTGAGCACCactgggggggggagagagggcaCTGAGCACCGAGAGGGGCGGGGGCAGGGAACAAGCCGACACcccggctcctctccagacacagtcaggacaggaggctctactgtacacagaggggggtgggggtggggaacaggctgcccagccctgtggttgaagccgataccctggcttctctccagacacagctgggtgagctcctccagtcaggacaggaggctctactgtacacagaggggggtgggggtggggaacaggctggatgagctcctccagtcaggacaggaggcttaactctacacagaggggggtgggggtggggaacaagctgcccagccctgtggttgaagccgataccctggcttctctccagacacagctgggtgagctgctccagtcaggacaggaggctcttctgtacacagaggggggtgggggtggggaacaggctgcccagccctgtggttgaagccgataccctggcttctctccagacacagctgggtgagctcctccagtcaggacaggaggctcttctgtacacagaggggggtgggggtggggaacaggctgcccagccctgtggttgaagccgataccctggcttctctccagacacagctgggtgagctcctccagtcaggacaggagactctactgtacacagaggggggtgggggtggggaacaagctgggtgagctcctccagtcaggacaggaggcagccCTGTACACAGAGAGTAGTGGGGGTGGGGAgcaggcggcggcggcggcgggtcTCACCGGAGGCCTGGTCGCTGGCGGAGGGGGCCCGCAGCAGGCTGGACAGCACCAGCTGGCCCTGCAGGCCCCGCAGGGCGGCGGACAGCCAGTCGGCCTGCAGGTGGGCGGGGCTGGAGCCCGCGGCCGTCAGCGGGGCCGCCCAGCGCACCAGGGCGGGCTGGGGCAGGAACGGGCTGACCTCACACTGCGGCTTCTCCACAGCGCCCTCCGCAGCCCGCAGAGAGGGGCTGCACAGAGAGGCGCCGGCGtctggagacaggagagagagaggagagaggggagagagaggggagagagagagagatgtctttgttgtaaatgtctgtaacatgtctgtagattttattttacttctattttttgttttgttctatgttaattttattatttttatttgctttggcaacactgattgtacccatcggtcatgctaataaagcaccttgaattgaattgaattgagagagagaatatttgatcaaaataaaaaataacaaacagaaacagaccctgacgaagtacaggctcagtgaccacagtctggccatagaaactgggcgacacaggcagacctggctgcccagagaggacaggctgtgctcccactgccagcagggagaaatagagacagaggtgcacttcctactgcactgtgacagatactctgggattagagaaacattcttcccgaaattcagaaatctaatcccagagttcccacacctgccaaaaccacaacaggtcccaatcctactgggagagggaggagggaactcagttgatctggcagcccagtatgtgatctcctgtcacaacctgaggaacagtgagtccgtctcccaataatgctccagccgcctacagtatatgtcaatattatataatatgtctttgttgtaaatgtctgtaacatgtctgtagactttattttacttctattttttgttttgttctatgttaattttattatttttatttgctttggcaacactgattgtacccatcggtcatgctaataaagcaccttgaattgaattgaattgaattgagagagagagaggagagagagaggagagagagaggagggagagagagaggagagagaggagagagaggagagagaggagagagagagaggagagagagaggagaga belongs to Lepisosteus oculatus isolate fLepOcu1 chromosome 14, fLepOcu1.hap2, whole genome shotgun sequence and includes:
- the tapbp.1 gene encoding TAP binding protein (tapasin), tandem duplicate 1, which translates into the protein MSDTATIYRLTLLALWGLAAVCGSRCPVLECWYVQEKAGRGGGFPAAMTQEKSLLYVRTEPDPVGLQQNPPSDIDPKRIYYVTDAGASLCSPSLRAAEGAVEKPQCEVSPFLPQPALVRWAAPLTAAGSSPAHLQADWLSAALRGLQGQLVLSSLLRAPSASDQASVVLSVFSRRPVVRTRLGAPALLDCGFWARPGSPLWGAGFAVEWRYQFRGEGRLVLAYDGRGDRLEEAEPGAELDAAEAHRTGNVSLRLGGAEVRHAGTYICTVYLPYLLAQVAMELEVVEPPALLLSPSPLWALPGHSAPVQCEASGFFPLALELQWEFLPAGGAGEALALEGATVSGHRQGRAGTFTQSSRLELDLGRLRLEHGGQLVCVAKHEGGTRRAGVTLNIAGVGGPTVEDSMAMVAVALLLYGLIKIVSWTLKTTDSSVPEEPEKKQE